A window from Leptothermofonsia sichuanensis E412 encodes these proteins:
- the hepA gene encoding heterocyst formation ABC transporter subunit HepA, with the protein MPLKLPLFIRKPLEITSFWQSHDLILREFQYFPLTATLAIAFALAAAAFEGFGFGFLLAFLQSLVSPDAPPFQTGAGWFDVWILGIHEPVMNRLYRVSALILTATWTRALFNYLTQVYTELTQQKLVDRLRRRIFEQLQSVGLGFFAQTNSGELINTLTNEIGRLQAAFGLLAFMITKGLTLAVYLVLMFRLSWQLTLISVALFSLLAVGLSTLNARVREASFDVSIASGKFTGRAMEFVSGIRTIQAFATQEFERRRFYRASSDVLNTTMKAVRGWAIVRPAAEGLATTILIAMIVIALTLFVANGTMQIASLLTFLFILFRLVPAVHEINGNRAMLNTAWGAFDNIRELLRTDNKPYLKQGDRPFTGLQRAIAFESVDFGYDPSCPVLHNITLTINRGEMTALVGSSGAGKTTLVDLIPRFYDPTEGRILIDGVDLKDFQINSLRRVMAIVSQDTFIFNASIRENIAYGTESVIEQDIIEAARLANALDFILEMPQGFDTPLGDRGVRLSGGQRQRIAIARALLKDPEILILDEATSALDSISERLIQASLEKLAKGRTVIAIAHRLSTIVRADKVVVLEQGRIVEQGTYQQLLDSRGKLWKYHQTQHEVGQVS; encoded by the coding sequence ATGCCCCTGAAACTTCCTCTATTTATCCGCAAACCCCTTGAAATAACGAGCTTCTGGCAGAGTCATGATCTGATTCTGCGGGAATTTCAATACTTTCCGTTGACGGCAACGCTGGCGATCGCCTTTGCCCTGGCAGCAGCAGCATTTGAAGGATTTGGGTTTGGTTTTTTACTGGCATTTCTGCAAAGTCTGGTCAGCCCGGATGCCCCTCCGTTTCAGACGGGAGCAGGCTGGTTTGATGTCTGGATTTTGGGTATCCACGAACCCGTAATGAATCGTCTCTATCGGGTGTCTGCTCTGATTTTGACGGCAACCTGGACGCGAGCACTGTTTAACTACCTGACCCAGGTTTACACCGAACTGACGCAACAAAAGCTGGTCGATCGCCTGCGTCGGCGGATTTTTGAACAACTCCAGTCGGTGGGTCTGGGATTTTTTGCCCAAACCAATTCTGGGGAATTAATCAACACCCTGACCAATGAAATTGGCAGGCTGCAAGCGGCTTTTGGGCTACTGGCATTCATGATTACAAAGGGATTGACCCTGGCTGTGTATCTGGTGTTGATGTTCCGGCTATCCTGGCAACTGACCCTGATTTCCGTTGCCCTGTTCAGCCTCCTGGCGGTCGGGCTTTCTACCCTGAATGCACGGGTGCGAGAAGCGAGTTTTGATGTGTCCATCGCCAGTGGCAAATTTACCGGACGGGCAATGGAGTTTGTCAGTGGTATCCGTACCATTCAGGCATTTGCCACCCAGGAGTTTGAGCGCCGACGGTTCTATCGAGCCAGTTCGGATGTGCTGAATACGACCATGAAAGCCGTCCGGGGTTGGGCCATCGTTCGTCCTGCCGCAGAAGGGTTAGCAACTACTATTTTGATCGCCATGATCGTAATTGCCCTGACCCTGTTTGTGGCAAACGGTACGATGCAAATTGCATCCCTGCTGACGTTTCTGTTTATCCTGTTTCGGTTGGTGCCTGCCGTGCATGAAATCAATGGCAACCGGGCAATGCTGAATACGGCCTGGGGTGCCTTTGACAATATCCGCGAATTATTGCGAACCGATAACAAGCCCTACCTGAAACAGGGCGATCGCCCCTTTACCGGTTTGCAGCGAGCGATCGCCTTTGAATCCGTCGATTTTGGCTACGATCCCAGTTGTCCTGTTCTGCACAACATTACCCTCACCATTAATCGGGGGGAAATGACCGCTCTGGTGGGTTCTTCAGGAGCAGGCAAAACCACACTGGTGGATTTAATACCCCGCTTCTATGATCCCACAGAAGGCAGAATTTTAATTGACGGAGTTGATCTGAAGGACTTTCAAATCAACTCCCTGCGGAGAGTCATGGCCATAGTCAGCCAGGATACCTTTATTTTTAATGCCTCCATTCGAGAAAACATTGCCTATGGAACAGAATCTGTCATTGAGCAAGACATCATTGAAGCTGCACGACTAGCCAACGCACTGGACTTTATTCTGGAAATGCCCCAGGGATTTGATACCCCACTGGGAGATCGCGGGGTCAGGCTTTCCGGCGGACAGCGACAACGGATTGCGATCGCCCGTGCCCTGCTCAAGGATCCCGAAATCCTGATCCTGGATGAGGCAACCAGCGCCCTGGATTCCATTTCTGAACGGCTCATTCAAGCGTCATTGGAAAAACTGGCGAAGGGACGTACTGTAATTGCGATCGCCCACCGACTTTCTACCATCGTCCGGGCTGATAAGGTGGTCGTACTGGAGCAGGGACGTATTGTTGAGCAGGGCACGTACCAGCAATTGCTCGATAGTCGCGGCAAGTTGTGGAAATACCACCAGACTCAACATGAGGTGGGGCAGGTGAGTTAG
- a CDS encoding glycosyltransferase, whose translation MTESPQFNYIITIHNKEDLIKEVLTCVLICCRDNSHVYPVLDGCTDRTETIVDDLIKTFAHIPITKVHTPDVHEIRSINAGLKAANHEGKGYNIILQDDVLLHDFLLQERIAQLYDWAGEKLGVVSFRHGANLANDTLSSNSVQPFADYVENAYGHGIPDARVLLPGQLAYRTIAIKSPVCLPFDLIRSLGLLEEKLAPYMCDDFEYSIRSTQAGYHNGVFGIRYQSDVDWGTTRTRPDSRLQVLEKRNIGLIKDWHQDAIAHIIAGVQTDQVIDVPGMVTRAEQDLAIETLKRNQKRLEQFFQPDQPGLVGRVKRKIKTTLQKLMISSSKQESAQQYQGEYKG comes from the coding sequence ATGACTGAATCACCCCAGTTCAACTACATCATTACTATTCACAATAAAGAGGACTTGATCAAAGAAGTCCTGACCTGTGTGTTGATCTGTTGTCGGGATAATAGCCATGTTTACCCGGTTCTGGATGGCTGCACCGATCGCACTGAAACCATTGTGGATGATTTAATTAAAACCTTTGCCCATATCCCGATTACGAAAGTCCATACACCGGATGTCCATGAAATTCGTTCGATTAATGCAGGTCTGAAAGCGGCGAATCACGAGGGAAAAGGCTATAACATCATCCTGCAAGATGATGTCCTGCTGCATGATTTCTTACTCCAGGAAAGGATTGCTCAACTCTATGACTGGGCGGGGGAAAAGCTGGGGGTTGTCTCCTTCCGGCATGGCGCAAATCTGGCAAATGATACCCTATCTTCTAACTCGGTTCAGCCCTTTGCGGATTATGTGGAAAATGCCTATGGTCATGGCATTCCTGATGCCAGGGTTTTGCTGCCAGGACAACTCGCTTACCGCACGATCGCCATTAAAAGTCCAGTCTGCCTTCCCTTTGATCTGATTCGCAGCCTCGGTTTGTTGGAAGAAAAACTGGCACCCTATATGTGTGATGACTTCGAGTACTCGATTCGGAGCACTCAGGCGGGCTACCACAATGGAGTTTTTGGGATTCGCTATCAGTCAGATGTGGATTGGGGGACGACCCGCACCAGACCGGATTCCAGACTGCAAGTACTGGAAAAACGGAATATTGGATTGATTAAAGACTGGCACCAGGACGCGATCGCCCACATTATTGCAGGTGTTCAGACCGATCAGGTCATTGATGTCCCCGGAATGGTCACCAGGGCTGAGCAAGACCTGGCAATTGAGACGCTGAAGCGCAACCAAAAACGTTTAGAGCAATTCTTTCAACCGGATCAGCCTGGCTTGGTGGGCAGAGTGAAACGAAAAATCAAAACCACCTTACAAAAACTGATGATTTCCTCCAGCAAACAGGAATCAGCCCAACAATATCAGGGAGAATACAAAGGATGA
- a CDS encoding glycosyltransferase, giving the protein MIKYWRIPSSLHRMGLTLRRVIPLVKGDLRDVVIDISRFSSRLLGLHSLFKQVAYDAGVITREDAGAAAIVQFQAQLRQEITTHDSSKPTIFVSACMSQAEGGGWKFNGGIKEFNCLVKLLRQHGYEAYIVTYDGTYEPWLLDHQPHIALDEFRRVLKTHQNVRCVTSWAEAKPFLQVCDRVYYWNMDLCFSEDEHFPLLASLYRDKIQNTAGISRTIQAWHMAYFNRPCTLLPNLVDDSLWTPDETRRQPDRVGYMDEGPHTDRYLAIIRDIAISQGLELEFMQLKGSEAKILEGMRSCSVFLTLNLGKHELWGEGGPLPPLEAMATGCVPITFDILGPREIIQSGFNGIIVPRYRPDLMAKALVRLYKTMDEIERLRQNALALFNACHTFDARWEAVKAFLELGEPAAMVLEPLSQELTDKTPTALVSS; this is encoded by the coding sequence ATGATCAAATACTGGCGAATACCAAGTAGCCTGCACCGGATGGGATTGACCTTGAGGCGAGTGATTCCCCTGGTAAAAGGCGATCTGCGCGATGTGGTGATTGATATTTCCCGCTTCAGTTCGCGCCTGCTTGGGCTGCATTCCCTGTTTAAGCAAGTTGCCTACGATGCCGGTGTCATCACCAGAGAGGATGCTGGTGCGGCGGCGATCGTCCAATTTCAGGCACAATTGCGGCAGGAAATTACCACCCACGACTCTTCTAAACCCACGATTTTTGTCTCTGCCTGCATGAGTCAGGCGGAGGGAGGAGGTTGGAAGTTTAACGGTGGCATTAAAGAGTTCAACTGCCTGGTAAAACTGCTGCGGCAACATGGCTATGAGGCTTACATCGTCACCTATGACGGTACCTATGAACCCTGGTTACTGGATCATCAACCCCACATTGCTCTGGATGAATTTCGGAGAGTGCTGAAAACGCATCAGAATGTTCGCTGTGTTACCTCCTGGGCAGAAGCAAAACCTTTTCTTCAGGTGTGCGATCGAGTTTACTACTGGAACATGGATTTGTGTTTCAGTGAGGATGAACATTTTCCCCTTTTAGCCAGTCTCTACCGTGATAAAATTCAGAACACGGCTGGAATTTCGCGCACCATTCAGGCGTGGCATATGGCGTACTTCAACCGACCCTGTACGCTCCTGCCCAATTTAGTCGATGACAGCCTCTGGACCCCTGACGAAACCCGGCGTCAGCCTGACCGGGTAGGGTACATGGATGAAGGTCCCCACACGGATCGCTATCTCGCCATCATCCGAGACATCGCCATTTCCCAGGGATTGGAACTGGAATTTATGCAGCTAAAAGGGTCTGAGGCAAAGATTCTGGAAGGAATGCGCTCCTGCTCCGTCTTTCTGACCCTGAATCTGGGCAAACATGAGCTTTGGGGGGAGGGTGGTCCCCTGCCACCCCTGGAAGCCATGGCAACGGGTTGTGTTCCAATTACGTTTGACATTCTGGGACCCAGAGAAATCATCCAGAGTGGATTTAATGGCATCATCGTGCCCCGCTACCGCCCCGATTTGATGGCAAAAGCACTGGTCAGGCTTTACAAGACAATGGATGAAATTGAGCGGTTACGGCAGAATGCGCTGGCACTCTTCAATGCCTGCCACACCTTTGATGCCCGTTGGGAAGCGGTGAAAGCGTTTCTGGAATTGGGCGAACCAGCCGCAATGGTCTTAGAACCACTCAGCCAGGAGTTGACCGATAAAACTCCCACCGCTCTTGTTTCTTCCTGA
- a CDS encoding glycosyltransferase, with the protein MQVGFRCAQLNKTDATRSAIVLDFRFHSNPACAKFTRKIHQSDQVNSMRRSRFTFCVPNLNKVDYLPACIESILAQDYQDWRCVFVDGYSTDGSWEYIQQFASDPRFLLLRGLRQGMYADWNECLRHVETEYFYFLTSDDTCLPELASTAIAALDAHPSVDACHFQFNLIDETGAIMISHQALVDKAFSLYSEGNQIAHLRSGMSEFMMHFVYRALYQTITSLVFRRRVIEGLGEFSSSYDAIGDYDWTMRLGLYTDILFIPKLLATWRVYTGQATEDAMMPHITSNLLAIAQKNLELLKRSGKDRTLKHPPDDREILSDLRNEHACSLYRAIVASKTLTQALKHLSSLLKHYPLYPIKKLLNRLSHNQLYSYPGRTSFAHQLIATYGLDWITPTEIPQLNSQLIRCGAIPRSLAPAELTLAEWP; encoded by the coding sequence TTGCAGGTTGGATTTCGCTGTGCTCAACTCAACAAAACAGACGCAACCAGATCAGCAATCGTGCTGGATTTCCGTTTTCACTCCAACCCGGCCTGCGCAAAATTTACTCGCAAGATTCACCAGTCAGATCAGGTAAACAGTATGAGGCGATCGCGGTTTACATTTTGTGTCCCCAACTTAAACAAGGTGGACTATTTGCCCGCCTGCATTGAGAGCATTCTGGCGCAGGATTACCAGGACTGGCGCTGTGTATTTGTTGATGGCTATTCCACCGATGGCAGTTGGGAATACATACAACAGTTTGCTTCGGATCCCCGGTTTCTGTTACTGAGAGGATTGCGCCAGGGAATGTATGCCGATTGGAATGAATGTTTGAGGCATGTCGAGACAGAGTATTTCTACTTTTTAACCAGTGACGATACCTGCTTACCAGAACTTGCTTCCACTGCGATCGCTGCCCTCGATGCCCATCCATCAGTAGACGCCTGCCATTTTCAATTCAACCTCATCGACGAGACGGGAGCAATTATGATTTCCCATCAAGCCCTGGTTGATAAAGCATTCAGTTTATACTCTGAGGGAAATCAGATCGCCCATTTACGTTCTGGAATGAGTGAATTTATGATGCATTTTGTCTACCGGGCACTCTATCAGACGATCACTTCACTCGTATTCCGTCGTCGTGTGATTGAAGGGCTGGGAGAGTTTTCTTCCAGCTATGATGCAATTGGTGACTACGATTGGACCATGCGTTTAGGACTGTATACGGATATTCTTTTTATTCCCAAACTACTAGCGACCTGGCGGGTCTACACAGGACAGGCAACCGAAGATGCCATGATGCCCCATATCACCAGTAACCTGCTGGCGATCGCCCAGAAAAACCTGGAACTGCTCAAACGCAGCGGCAAAGATCGCACCCTTAAACATCCACCTGACGATAGAGAAATCCTCTCAGACCTGCGCAACGAACACGCCTGCTCCCTGTACCGGGCGATCGTAGCTTCAAAAACACTCACCCAGGCATTGAAACACCTGTCCTCTCTGCTCAAACACTATCCACTCTATCCCATCAAAAAGCTCCTCAACCGCCTCAGCCACAACCAGCTCTATTCCTATCCTGGCAGAACCTCCTTTGCCCACCAGCTCATTGCAACCTACGGTCTTGATTGGATTACCCCGACAGAAATTCCACAACTCAACTCTCAATTAATTCGGTGTGGGGCAATTCCCAGATCCCTGGCACCTGCGGAACTTACTTTAGCCGAATGGCCCTGA
- a CDS encoding glycosyltransferase family 4 protein, with protein MSSLPILSIVESYLGHRTYGDLLRNYFSNHSACPADLYWYNEDRTLPTRIINRLFSLCIPNRWIQEQNLDLRWFRIQYGFGYMARQLALRKLKQTRYAALHFHTQALALASLDLMKKLPTIISLDMTAAQASTIKTHPNLRWTYSPNWYLEKQVYETAAKVVTFSQVARQSVINDYDINPDKVQVIYPGVDLTRITPSETSFPQTPYRILFVGGDFHRKGGQDLLTVFLQTCADQAELHLVTQTDIDCCHPNVHIYRNITAYTPEWLTLYRQANVFIMPTCAEPFGWVFIEAMAAGLPIIATRLSAIPEMVTHNDTGFLIEPGDRAALAQHLRALIDNPSLGRAMGTRARTVAEQKFNAHTNFQTLESLFIKLTTSKLDTQLDTPYSCAMD; from the coding sequence ATGTCTTCCCTCCCTATTCTCTCCATTGTCGAAAGCTACCTGGGACACCGAACCTACGGTGATCTGCTGCGGAATTACTTCAGCAACCATTCAGCCTGCCCAGCCGATCTTTACTGGTACAACGAAGACCGCACACTGCCAACTCGTATCATTAATCGTCTGTTCAGCCTTTGCATTCCCAACCGCTGGATACAGGAGCAAAATCTGGACCTGCGCTGGTTCCGCATCCAGTATGGCTTTGGTTACATGGCAAGACAACTGGCACTCCGCAAATTAAAACAAACCCGTTACGCTGCCCTCCATTTTCATACCCAGGCATTAGCACTGGCATCCCTGGATTTGATGAAAAAACTGCCAACCATCATCAGCCTGGACATGACCGCCGCCCAGGCATCCACCATCAAAACCCATCCCAACCTGAGATGGACCTATAGCCCCAACTGGTACTTAGAAAAACAAGTCTATGAAACGGCGGCTAAAGTTGTTACCTTTTCTCAGGTCGCCCGTCAATCGGTTATCAACGACTACGACATCAATCCTGACAAAGTTCAGGTCATTTATCCAGGAGTCGATCTAACCAGAATCACTCCATCAGAAACCTCTTTCCCCCAGACTCCCTACCGCATTCTATTTGTCGGTGGTGACTTCCATCGCAAAGGTGGACAGGACCTGCTCACGGTCTTCCTGCAAACCTGTGCTGACCAGGCAGAATTACATCTGGTGACTCAGACTGATATTGACTGCTGCCATCCCAATGTTCACATTTATCGCAATATCACCGCGTACACCCCCGAATGGCTCACCCTTTATCGTCAGGCAAATGTGTTCATCATGCCAACCTGCGCCGAACCCTTTGGCTGGGTCTTTATTGAAGCAATGGCAGCCGGACTGCCCATCATTGCCACCCGCCTCAGTGCCATTCCCGAAATGGTTACCCACAACGACACGGGCTTTTTAATCGAACCGGGCGATCGCGCTGCCCTCGCCCAACACCTCCGTGCTCTGATCGATAATCCCTCCCTGGGGCGAGCCATGGGCACCAGAGCGCGGACAGTGGCAGAACAGAAATTCAACGCCCATACCAACTTTCAAACCCTGGAATCTCTATTCATCAAACTAACCACCAGCAAATTAGACACCCAATTAGACACCCCCTATTCCTGTGCAATGGATTAA
- a CDS encoding glycosyltransferase family 4 protein, which translates to MKILFTCHYNFNTNAGAAGVTWRLGQEYERLGHEVDYYSYDSLPQRLHPLAKVALFPEFVAWRIAALERQTGVDIVDASTGDGWLWASFNRKRQHRPLIIARCHGLEHIEHEEYVEEVQRGNLQFSWKYPLYRGSIRLWEAAASLRYADLALLLNQRDRDYTIDNLGVSPDHAHVVANGIPETFLNQPFECLQANEPIRIAQISTYIIRKGVHYGSPALNAILQRFPEVEVSFLGTECSADIVYADFDPAVRDRIKVVPRYDHNTLPSLLKGHHIKLLPTIAEGFGVAIIEAMACGLAPITTATPGPLEIVRDGQNGIVVPCRDSAAIKQALEQLLTQRSCLERLRRNAYETAQTYSWSCIARHNLFLYDQARQLRGSSYDCLQPAAGE; encoded by the coding sequence ATGAAAATCCTCTTTACCTGTCACTACAACTTCAACACCAACGCTGGCGCGGCAGGCGTAACCTGGCGGCTTGGTCAGGAATATGAACGGCTGGGGCATGAAGTGGACTATTACTCCTACGACAGCCTGCCCCAACGACTCCATCCCCTGGCAAAAGTCGCTCTGTTCCCAGAATTTGTTGCCTGGCGAATTGCTGCCCTGGAGCGGCAAACAGGGGTCGATATTGTCGATGCTTCAACGGGCGATGGCTGGTTGTGGGCAAGCTTTAACCGCAAGCGGCAGCACCGTCCGCTGATAATTGCCCGCTGTCACGGACTGGAACACATTGAGCATGAGGAATATGTAGAGGAAGTGCAGCGGGGCAATCTCCAGTTTAGCTGGAAGTATCCGCTTTACCGGGGCAGCATTCGGCTCTGGGAAGCTGCTGCCTCCCTGCGTTATGCTGATTTAGCCTTGCTCCTGAATCAGCGCGATCGCGACTACACCATCGACAACCTGGGAGTCAGTCCCGACCATGCCCATGTGGTTGCCAATGGCATTCCAGAAACCTTCCTTAACCAGCCATTTGAATGCCTTCAGGCGAATGAACCGATTCGGATCGCTCAGATCAGCACCTACATTATCCGTAAGGGGGTTCACTACGGCAGCCCTGCGCTGAATGCCATTCTCCAACGCTTTCCAGAAGTCGAAGTCAGTTTTTTAGGGACAGAGTGTTCAGCGGATATTGTGTACGCTGATTTTGATCCAGCCGTGCGCGATCGCATCAAAGTCGTTCCCCGTTACGATCACAATACATTACCTTCCCTGTTAAAAGGGCATCACATCAAGCTATTGCCCACTATTGCAGAAGGATTTGGAGTAGCAATTATTGAAGCCATGGCCTGTGGTTTAGCCCCCATTACCACTGCCACACCGGGTCCCCTGGAAATTGTCCGGGATGGACAGAATGGCATCGTGGTTCCCTGCCGTGACAGTGCAGCGATCAAACAGGCACTGGAACAATTACTCACCCAGCGATCCTGCCTGGAGCGGTTACGCCGCAATGCCTACGAGACGGCTCAAACCTACAGTTGGTCCTGCATTGCCCGGCACAATCTTTTCCTATACGACCAGGCCCGTCAGTTAAGAGGTAGCTCCTATGACTGTCTTCAGCCCGCCGCAGGCGAGTGA
- a CDS encoding glycosyltransferase family 2 protein, whose amino-acid sequence MTVFSPPQASDPVRVKPVLRPISVVIIAQNEQECIANAIRSCQPFAEEIVVIDGGSQDETPQIAANLGCQVYFNPWSGYANQRNFGADQAVNDWIFFIDADEVVDQKLAAALLDWQRSPTLPAHAFSALRIGDFWDQWLDSQPEYHTRLYDKRLFRIKDVLVHEGPDLKNAPVAKLPGVIWHYGFRDVSDLVIRFNRYTDLDAQQAHHTGQRFNLLRLLFKPPAKFIQQYLWYRMVRQGLAGFSLSVLWSYYIFLKEIKLYEIDWKASRAGSGGVEE is encoded by the coding sequence ATGACTGTCTTCAGCCCGCCGCAGGCGAGTGATCCGGTGCGGGTAAAACCCGTCCTCCGTCCAATTTCGGTGGTAATCATTGCTCAGAATGAGCAGGAATGTATCGCCAATGCCATCCGCTCCTGCCAGCCTTTTGCAGAGGAGATTGTCGTCATCGATGGTGGGAGCCAGGATGAGACTCCTCAGATTGCTGCAAACCTGGGTTGTCAGGTCTATTTCAATCCCTGGTCTGGTTATGCCAATCAACGTAATTTTGGCGCAGACCAGGCAGTCAACGACTGGATCTTTTTTATCGATGCCGATGAAGTCGTTGATCAAAAACTGGCGGCGGCATTGCTGGACTGGCAGCGATCGCCCACCCTGCCAGCCCATGCCTTTTCAGCCCTCCGCATCGGTGACTTCTGGGATCAGTGGCTCGACTCCCAACCCGAATACCATACTCGCCTGTACGACAAACGCCTTTTTCGCATTAAAGATGTCCTGGTTCATGAAGGACCAGATCTTAAAAATGCACCTGTTGCGAAACTACCAGGAGTCATCTGGCATTATGGCTTTCGTGATGTCAGCGATCTCGTGATTCGGTTCAATCGCTACACCGATCTCGATGCTCAACAGGCCCATCACACGGGTCAACGATTTAACCTGCTCCGCCTGCTCTTCAAACCCCCCGCCAAGTTCATCCAGCAATACCTCTGGTACCGCATGGTTCGTCAGGGGTTAGCTGGCTTTTCCCTCTCTGTTCTCTGGAGCTACTACATCTTCTTAAAGGAGATCAAACTATACGAAATCGACTGGAAAGCCAGCAGGGCAGGGAGTGGAGGAGTCGAGGAGTAG
- a CDS encoding O-antigen ligase domain-containing protein yields MLSQTAPPQPRSPIGLHPTLAWTAMLGFALFTTAGILAHAGGLLRLAYPAGAFLVGLFLFVRYPILYLGFTWWVAFLSPFVRRLIDFQSGWVDPSPVLLAPFLVMMVSTLTVIKKLPRSLQTGGLPLLLSITGVVYGFLVGLINQEPAAAIVALLNWLAPILLAFHLFVHWRNYPHYRQNIQRVFVWGVLVTGSYGVLQYLIAPEWDRFWLVNTGLLAFGTPEPMAMRVFSTMNSPGPFATVMMAGLLLLFSSQSVIRFPAGAAGYLSFLLSIVRSAWLGWVVGVMTFIPSLKPKLQMRLVVTIMVMAICVIPLINMEPFATTINARLQTFTNTEADVSYNDRLSGYTEILGEALSQIPGEGLGYVVRSDSLGANDSGILSMFFSLGWFGTLPYLGGIVLMFFSLFQSTVGRSDAFMSAARAISLGVFAQIGLGSATAALSGVVMWSFAGLALAAQRYYDYQQAQAIAAQSISSQFERVIKP; encoded by the coding sequence ATGCTGTCCCAAACCGCCCCACCCCAACCCAGAAGCCCAATCGGTCTCCATCCGACTCTGGCATGGACAGCCATGCTGGGATTCGCCCTGTTTACCACAGCAGGCATTCTGGCTCATGCAGGTGGGCTTCTGCGGCTGGCGTATCCAGCAGGAGCGTTTCTGGTCGGATTGTTTCTATTTGTGCGCTATCCCATCCTCTATCTGGGATTTACCTGGTGGGTCGCATTTCTGAGTCCCTTTGTGCGCCGGTTAATTGATTTTCAAAGTGGTTGGGTTGATCCCAGCCCGGTTTTGCTGGCACCGTTTCTGGTGATGATGGTGTCCACCCTGACGGTCATTAAAAAGCTACCCCGATCTCTGCAAACAGGAGGCTTACCGCTGTTACTTTCCATTACAGGGGTGGTCTATGGGTTTCTGGTCGGTCTGATTAACCAGGAGCCAGCCGCCGCGATCGTGGCATTACTGAACTGGCTGGCTCCCATTCTGCTGGCGTTTCACCTGTTTGTGCACTGGCGCAACTATCCCCACTATCGCCAGAATATCCAGCGCGTGTTTGTCTGGGGGGTTTTGGTGACGGGGTCCTATGGTGTTTTGCAGTATTTGATTGCCCCAGAGTGGGATCGGTTCTGGCTGGTGAATACGGGATTACTGGCGTTTGGCACACCAGAACCCATGGCAATGAGAGTGTTTAGCACCATGAACTCACCCGGTCCCTTTGCCACCGTCATGATGGCAGGGCTGTTGCTGCTGTTCAGTAGCCAGAGCGTGATTCGGTTTCCGGCAGGGGCAGCCGGGTATCTGTCATTTCTGCTGTCAATCGTGCGTTCTGCTTGGCTGGGTTGGGTTGTGGGGGTGATGACCTTTATTCCCTCACTCAAGCCGAAGCTCCAGATGCGGTTGGTGGTCACGATTATGGTGATGGCAATTTGCGTCATCCCGTTGATCAATATGGAACCGTTTGCCACGACCATCAACGCCCGGCTGCAAACCTTTACAAACACAGAAGCAGATGTCAGTTACAACGATCGCCTGTCCGGATACACGGAAATTTTAGGAGAGGCCCTGTCGCAAATTCCTGGGGAAGGGCTGGGATACGTTGTGCGGAGTGACAGCCTGGGAGCAAATGACAGCGGCATCCTCAGTATGTTCTTTTCCCTGGGCTGGTTTGGCACCCTTCCCTACCTGGGGGGAATTGTTTTGATGTTTTTCAGCCTGTTTCAAAGTACGGTTGGTCGATCTGATGCATTCATGAGTGCTGCCCGCGCCATTAGTTTAGGCGTATTCGCTCAAATTGGTTTGGGCAGTGCCACGGCAGCTCTTTCAGGTGTGGTTATGTGGTCCTTTGCCGGGCTGGCATTAGCGGCGCAACGCTATTACGACTATCAGCAGGCACAGGCAATTGCTGCTCAGTCAATCAGTTCCCAATTCGAGCGGGTGATTAAGCCATGA